The following proteins are encoded in a genomic region of Debaryomyces hansenii CBS767 chromosome G complete sequence:
- a CDS encoding DEHA2G05258p (weakly similar to uniprot|P32500 Saccharomyces cerevisiae YML031W NDC1 Nuclear envelope protein with multiple putative transmembrane domains required for nuclear pore complex assembly and spindle pole body duplication), whose product MSFRPRSISSTTKKAASYQSYFAKVLAKRLKYLNNINAFLAIIISISLKVPYGKFWWNFLLTFILRGPLIFVALFTIKLARDNNATVEFSPYKTLGLQVAKTLISRRFVLNSIFYGISTYIFTSIFIFQLPFTFDYYLLSKEYQSKPLVNDEWVYYWFYSFYLAIAYSAQHLIFQRNRLQFQYGVTKLKPEDALLKKIPKLVGNTIVLNSIICLSGPVVYFLIRSFIYKLNWFVLVIMGLDSNIPNYRVSMKTVIHLSYVSAHIIFSWEVVNRIYNVYATIGCLDGSKPISTYSADPINTLLSGVRNVDPENQLSRLTAYQELAYISTTNDLEGVKLRNAIYNAHSRGGFIWPAILDECSLIIKETTSKINYRSGSDMKALKQNQISVKDDFRTSLKSSDEIFGNSFTLSPTPNSQSSPIPNMKKYDEQSENKQNANINNIKYSPIYNFFELQIWTPIKTILSSHISFTTNETSKTYFHNCFANIINEVKKLYSEYRNHFLTTHIGVFFRITIKRDTESRVVNPVNYGNAVIAITNLVIHAIEEDKNSTISSNHISEILTLLERPIRASSNYTDLLPASVYLTQAQKRDKKLTKNHLIALLHDLTMNEFFQVCIKYNYKLNDLVLSSRAFKLAKWVIDVAIAQQQQKHKGKQGAALSMQL is encoded by the coding sequence ATGTCATTTAGGCCAAGGTCAATCTCGCTGACTACCAAAAAGGCTGCATCATATCAATCGTACTTTGCCAAAGTCCTAGCAAAGAGattgaagtatttaaataatatcaatgcCTTCTTggctattattatttctatcaGTTTAAAGGTACCATATGGTAAATTCTGGTGGAACTTTTTATTAACGTTTATTTTGCGTGGCCCATTGATATTTGTTGCATTATTTACAATCAAACTTGCTAGAGATAACAATGCAACTGTCGAATTTTCGCCATACAAAACATTGGGTTTGCAAGTTGCTAAAACCTTGATATCAAGAAGATTTgtcttgaattcaattttctATGGTATATCAACATATATCTTCACATCAATATTCATATTCCAATTGCCATTCACGTttgattattatcttctttcaaaagaatatcAACTGAAACCCTTAGTTAACGATGAATGGGTATATTATTGGTTCTATTCATTTTACCTTGCAATTGCTTACAGTGCCCAACATTTGATCTTTCAGCGTAATAGATTGCAGTTCCAATACGGCGTCACTAAGCTTAAGCCAGAAGATGccttattgaagaaaattccGAAGTTAGTGGGAAATACTATTGTGcttaattcaataatttgtcTTAGTGGGCCAGTTGTATACTTTTTAATCAGATCttttatttacaaattAAACTGGTTTGTTTTAGTTATAATGGGGTTGGATTCAAATATTCCTAACTATCGTGTTTCTATGAAGACTGTGATTCATCTCTCTTACGTTTCGGCACacattatattttcatgGGAAGTGGTAAACCGTATTTATAATGTGTATGCTACGATTGGCTGCTTGGATGGAAGTAAGCCTATCAGTACATATAGCGCTGACCCTATTAATACATTACTTTCGGGTGTCCGCAATGTTGACCCTGAAAATCAATTGAGTCGCTTAACAGCTTACCAAGAATTAGCGTATATTTCAACGACTAATGATCTTGAAGGAGTCAAACTTAGAAACGCTATTTATAATGCACATTCCAGAGGAGGATTTATTTGGCCTGCCATTTTGGATGAATGTTCGTTGATTATTAAAGAGACAACCctgaaaattaattatcGTTCTGGTAGTGATATGAAAGCTTTAAAGCAAAACCAAATATCCGTCAAAGATGATTTCCGTACTTCATTAAAATCTAGCGACgaaatatttggaaattcATTTACTTTGAGCCCAACCCCAAATTCGCAATCTTCACCTATCccaaatatgaaaaaatatgatgaaCAGCTGgaaaataaacaaaatgcCAACataaacaatataaaatacTCCCCCATATATAACTTTTTTGAGCTACAGATTTGGACCCCTATCAAAACAATTTTGTCTTCGCATATTAGCTTCACAACTAATGAAACTTCGAAAACATATTTCCACAATTGCTTTGCGAATATCATAAACGAGGTAAAGAAACTCTACTCTGAGTACCGTAACCACTTCCTCACAACTCACATAGGAGTATTTTTTAGAATAACTATTAAAAGGGATACAGAGTCTAGGGTTGTGAATCCTGTCAATTATGGCAATGCAGTAATTGCCATTACAAATTTGGTCATACATGCAATAGAAGAAGACAAGAACTCTACTATCTCAAGCAATCATATTTCTGAGATTCTAACTCTTCTTGAAAGGCCAATTAGAGCTAGTAGCAATTATACTGACTTACTTCCTGCCAGTGTTTATTTAACACAAGCACAGAAGAGGGATAAAAAATTGACGAAGAACCATTTGATAGCTTTGCTACATGATTTGACaatgaatgaatttttcCAAGTTTGTATTAAGTATAATTACAAGTTAAATGATTTGGTCTTGTCATCAAGAGCCTTCAAGTTAGCTAAATGGGTTATTGATGTCGCTATCGCTcagcaacaacaaaagCATAAAGGTAAGCAAGGAGCAGCTTTAAGTATGCAACTTtag
- a CDS encoding DEHA2G05302p (similar to uniprot|P22215 Saccharomyces cerevisiae YOR307C SLY41 multicopy suppressor of ypt1 deletion): MTYIRTPDGQETKRSIYGISTSQVNPNYSSSDLSNVNYGAKENNYKFQKPGPLGISHAFSPFQMPPTPPFSNSSTPVKETDPFVFVDQNTRQKWYFKWLPPMDPKIVVLCLCWYFCSIISNNSTKSILREFRYPITLAQCQFVLNSAFCVTLFACLLYLKNIGGQGQVNKYFPVGSIPNIHEVTTLRTFVAPTPLIISTTLSMGIFQFVGHITSHKATSIIPVSMVHTIKALSPLTTVLINRFAFSTKYKIVTYLSMIPLIFGIMLSCYNPKHLKNEQLYYKTGIAYAFISMLIFVIQNISAKKCLTFTEKPSSLPVSKDRDTKKLDKLTILLFCSIIGFTFTLPFYLYSECVNPHLSITELTSYTLSLIILNGLSHFLQSLLAFQILGSISPINYSIANIMKKIAIILVSFLWERQSISSNQSYGLVLTIIGLYCYDRWGTK, translated from the coding sequence ATGACATATATTAGAACACCTGACGGACAAGAAACAAAGAGAAGCATTTATGGTATTAGCACATCGCAAGTCAATCCCAACTACTCGAGTTCAGACTTATCAAACGTAAACTATGGGGCCAAGGAAAACAATTACAAGTTCCAGAAGCCAGGACCGTTGGGGATTTCTCATGCGTTCAGTCCATTCCAGATGCCGCCTACGCCTCCGTTTTCCAACTCGAGTACCCCGGTGAAGGAGACGGATCCGTTTGTATTCGTTGACCAAAATACGAGACAGAAATGGTACTTCAAGTGGCTTCCACCGATGGATCCTAAGATCGTGGTGCTCTGTTTGTGCTGGTATTTCTGCTCGATTatatctaataattctacaAAATCCATATTGAGAGAGTTTCGTTACCCTATTACGCTTGCTCAATGTCAATTTGTGTTGAACTCGGCATTCTGCGTTACGTTATTTGCATGCCTCttgtatttgaagaatatagGTGGCCAAGGCCAAGTCAATAAGTACTTTCCAGTGGGATCAATACCAAACATACATGAAGTGACCACACTCAGGACATTTGTAGCCCCTACACctttgattatttcaacTACGTTATCTATGGGAATATTCCAGTTCGTGGGACATATCACTTCACACAAGGCAACTTCAATCATTCCAGTTTCGATGGTACACACTATTAAGGCATTATCACCATTAACCACTGTTTTGATTAACCGTTTTGCATTCCTGACCAAATATAAGATTGTCACGTATCTTTCAATGAttccattaatttttgGAATCATGTTAAGCTGCTACAATCCAAAGCATTTAAAAAACGAACagttatattataaaaCTGGAATTGCATACGCATTTATTTCAATGTTAATATTCGTTATTCAGAATATTTCAGCCAAAAAATGTTTGACATTCACAGAAAAACCTTCTAGCCTACCCGTATCAAAAGATAGGGATACCAAAAAATTGGATAAGTTGACGATTCTATTATTCTGCTCTATCATTGGATTTACGTTCACGTTACCATTCTATTTGTACCTGGAATGTGTAAATCCTCATCTTTCAATCACTGAATTAACATCATATACCCTCTCATTGATCATACTTAATGGTTTGTCCCATTTTTTACAATCTTTGCTTGcatttcaaatattagGCTCAATATCTCCCATCAATTATTCTATTGCTAACATCATGAAGAAAATTGCTATTATTTTGGTCTCATTTCTTTGGGAGAGACAGAGCATTTCATCCAACCAAAGCTACGGATTGGTATTAACCATAATTGGGTTATACTGCTACGATAGATGGGGAACTAAATAA
- a CDS encoding DEHA2G05324p (highly similar to uniprot|Q04013 Saccharomyces cerevisiae YMR241W YHM2 Yeast suppressor gene of HM mutant (abf2)) — translation MAAIEAQKGKQIEKKPVNFSNILLGAGLNMAEVSTLGQPLEVIKTTMAANRSLSIVQAGKLVWSRGGVLGFYQGLIPWAWIEASTKGAVLLFVSAEAEYQFQKLGANHFLAGMGGGVSGGLAQAYLTMGFCTCMKTVEITRAKQEVVAGVPKQTSFQVFKDIYKKEGIRGINKGVNAVAIRQMTNWGSRFGFSRLAEEGIKNLTGKGENDKLNAVEKIASSVVGGGLSAWNQPIEVIRVEMQSKTNDPNRPKNLGVGSAFSYIYKNNGIKGLYRGVTPRIGLGVWQTVFMVAFGDIFKKLLNTDGSGH, via the coding sequence ATGGCAGCAATTGAAGCACAGAAAGGTAAGCAAATCGAGAAAAAGCCGGTCAATTTCTCCAATATTTTGCTTGGGGCCGGGTTAAATATGGCCGAAGTTAGTACTTTAGGCCAGCCATTAGAAGTTATCAAAACTACCATGGCCGCGAACAGATCATTGAGTATTGTTCAAGCTGGTAAGTTGGTTTGGTCTAGAGGTGGTGTTTTGGGATTCTACCAAGGATTGATCCCATGGGCCTGGATCGAAGCATCTACTAAAGGTGCTGTTTTATTGTTCGTGTCAGCCGAAGCAGAATACCAGTTCCAAAAATTAGGTGCCAACCATTTCCTTGCTGGTATGGGTGGTGGTGTTTCTGGTGGTTTAGCCCAGGCTTACCTTACTATGGGATTCTGCACATGTATGAAGACCGTTGAAATCACAAGAGCTAAACAGGAAGTTGTCGCAGGAGTTCCTAAGCAAACTTCGTTCCAAGTTTTCAAGGATATCTACAAAAAAGAAGGTATTAGAGGTATTAACAAGGGTGTCAATGCTGTTGCTATTAGACAAATGACCAACTGGGGTTCTAGATTTGGTTTCTCCAGATTGGCTGAAGAAGGGATCAAAAACCTTACTGGTAAAGGTGAGAACGATAAGTTAAATGCAGTTGAAAAGATTGCCTCATCTGTTGTTGGTGGTGGTTTATCCGCATGGAATCAACCGATCGAAGTCATCAGAGTTGAAATGCAATCTAAGACTAACGATCCAAATAGACCTAAGAACTTAGGTGTTGGCAGTGCATTCTCGTACATTTACAAGAACAATGGTATCAAGGGATTATATAGAGGTGTCACCCCAAGAATTGGTTTAGGTGTGTGGCAAACTGTTTTCATGGTGGCTTTCggtgatattttcaagaagcTCTTGAACACCGACGGTAGTGGCCATTAA
- a CDS encoding DEHA2G05390p (similar to uniprot|P32584 Saccharomyces cerevisiae YDR410C STE14 Farnesyl cysteine-carboxyl methyltransferase mediates the carboxyl methylation step during C-terminal CAAX motif processing of a-factor and RAS proteins in the endoplasmic reticulum): MALYDTNSNPLHEIVLTSLALGAIIGTSLTLCLVQKTKNTPLFAYSIILCIYYLNEFCSTAKYQTKIVKAKSFLIWGNNGNREFLLMQTATIWEFLFTRSLVCVKLLHAFFGITYKKQTNTFSIVLGLAMIAVGLFIRTLAMKTCGSSFSHYIETTNRKQKLITTGIYGWFRHPSYLGFWLFAVGCQVLLGNSVGLVINLGVLSWFFKRRIEFEEWFLVHRIFGDQYLQYRMNVGNWIPFVILKKDL, encoded by the coding sequence ATGGCATTATACGATACTAATTCCAATCCTCTACATGAGATAGTATTAACATCTTTGGCATTGGGTGCTATTATAGGAACGTCGTTAACACTATGCTTAGTTCAAAAGACGAAGAATACACCACTATTTGCATACCTGATAATACTATGTATATACTACTTGAATGAGTTCTGTTCGACCGCAAAATATCAGACAAAAATAGTCAAAGCTAAACTGTTTCTAATATGGGGCAATAATGGGAATAGAGAGTTTCTTTTAATGCAAACGGCAACAATTTGGGAGTTTCTATTCACACGTAGTTTGGTCTGCGTTAAGCTATTACATGcattttttggaattaCATACAAAAAGCAAACGAAtacattttcaatagtaCTTGGGCTAGCGATGATCGCCGTTGGACTATTTATCAGAACTCTAGCTATGAAAACATGCGGTTCTTCGTTTTCCCACTATATTGAGACCACCAACAGAAAGCAGAAACTCATCACCACCGGCATTTATGGATGGTTTAGACACCCGAGTTATCTCGGATTTTGGCTCTTTGCCGTCGGGTGCCAGGTCTTGCTAGGCAACTCGGTAGGCCTAGTAATCAACCTTGGTGTCCTCAGCTGGTTTTTTAAACGAAGGATTGAATTCGAAGAGTGGTTCCTAGTCCACCGAATTTTCGGGGATCAATACCTACAATACCGCATGAACGTCGGAAATTGGATACCATTTgttatattgaaaaaagatttatag
- a CDS encoding DEHA2G05346p (highly similar to CA0482|IPF14763 Candida albicans IPF14763 delta-12 fatty acid desaturase), which yields MASQIASSTKSSGIGGSSSIQKRGNVATLQTNENLTAIDAHGNVFKVPDYTIKDILKAIPAHCYERRVAESMYYVFRDIFWLLTIGYVANNYIQLLPNAFTRFVAWSGYVYVQSLFLTGLWVLAHECGHQAFSDYGWVNDTVGWVLHSYLMVPYFSWKFSHSKHHKATGHLTRDMVFVPYTKEEFVASKNAHHIDDIVGDSPIYTLYQLVVQQFGGWIAYLFTNVTGQQYENKSFWGVSHFNPNAAIFEKKEQWYVLLSDIGIFAQGLVLHTWYKNFGGFNLLVNWFLPYILVNHWLVFITYLQHTDSQMPHYESHQWNFARGAAATIDREFGFVGKFMFHDIIETHVLHHYCSRIPFYNGREASEAIKKVMGEHYQYSDENMWVSLWKSARTCQYVDGDNGVLMFRNAAFKGPKA from the coding sequence ATGGCCAGTCAAATTGCATCTTCTACTAAAAGCTCAGGCATTGGTGGATCCTCAAGTATACAAAAAAGAGGCAATGTTGCTACGTTGCAAACCAATGAAAACTTAACTGCCATTGATGCCCATGGAAATGTATTCAAGGTGCCAGATTATACTATCAAGGACATCTTAAAGGCAATCCCAGCGCACTGTTACGAGAGAAGAGTCGCTGAATCGATGTACTATGTGTTTAGAGATATTTTTTGGTTATTGACTATTGGATACGTCGCCAACAACTATATCCAATTATTACCTAATGCGTTCACCAGATTTGTTGCGTGGTCGGGATACGTTTATGTCCAGAGTTTGTTTCTCACTGGGCTTTGGGTTTTGGCACACGAATGTGGCCACCAAGCATTTTCTGACTACGGATGGGTTAATGACACTGTTGGATGGGTTTTACACAGTTACTTAATGGTGCCATACTTTTCGTGGAAATTCTCACACTCAAAGCATCACAAGGCTACTGGTCATTTAACGAGAGATATGGTGTTCGTGCCATACACCAAGGAAGAATTTGTCGCCAGCAAGAATGCACACCATATAGATGACATTGTGGGCGATTCTCCAATCTACACTTTATACCAATTAGTCGTCCAACAATTTGGTGGATGGATCGCTTATTTATTCACCAACGTTACCGGACAACAATATGAAAACAAATCATTCTGGGGAGTTAGTCATTTCAACCCAAATGCTGCTATTTTCGAAAAGAAGGAACAATGGTACGTGTTGTTATCCGACATTGGTATTTTCGCACAAGGTCTTGTTTTACATACCTGGTACAAAAACTTTGGCGGTTTCAACTTGTTAGTTAACTGGTTCCTTCCATACATCTTAGTGAACCACTGGTTAGTTTTCATTACATACTTACAACATACCGATAGTCAAATGCCTCACTACGAATCTCACCAATGGAATTTCGCTAGAGGTGCCGCCGCTACTATTGATAGAGAATTTGGCTTTGTTGGTAAATTTATGTTCCacgatattattgaaactCACGTCTTGCACCACTATTGTTCTAGAATTCCTTTCTACAACGGCAGAGAGGCCAGCGAAGCTATCAAAAAAGTTATGGGTGAACATTACCAATACTCTGACGAAAACATGTGGGTTTCTTTATGGAAATCTGCCAGAACCTGTCAATATGTTGACGGTGATAATGGTGTCTTGATGTTCAGAAATGCTGCCTTCAAGGGCCCAAAGGCCTAA
- a CDS encoding DEHA2G05368p (similar to uniprot|P32584 Saccharomyces cerevisiae YDR410C STE14 Farnesyl cysteine-carboxyl methyltransferase mediates the carboxyl methylation step during C-terminal CAAX motif processing of a-factor and RAS proteins in the endoplasmic reticulum), producing MSNLHNSDGENSYQYNWHAQYDPTKVDLSIVALKSLGLGILISVNFTMMVLSACNIINSSPAITRINGYLIFVSVFYLLEFFSTCLFNNSETDDDSFILNDIDLHIVHVVSILEILGKTWLFPSFIIDFPIIGLCVVFLGQFSRTLAMYTAKESFNHYIQREHMNKHKLVTWGIYRYLRHPSYFGFFWWFIGTQLWLGNLAVLALGLFKLWNFFNYRIKFEEKFLINFFGQDYTDYKSKARTGIPFIE from the coding sequence ATGTCTAATTTACACAACCTGGACGGGGAGAATAGTTACCAATATAACTGGCATGCACAATATGATCCTACAAAAGTTGATCTATCGATAGTGGCTCTTAAATCACTAGGCCTAGGAATCTTGATTCTGGTAAATTTCACGATGATGGTTTTAAGTGCATgcaatataatcaatagTAGTCCAGCTATAACGAGAATAAACGGCTATTTGATCTTCGTACTGGTATTTTAtctattagaattttttaGTACTTGTCTTTTTAACAATAGTGAGACTGATGATGATTCGTTTATActtaatgatattgatctACACATCGTTCATGTGGTCTCAATACTCGAAATACTAGGAAAGACCTGGTTATTTCCTAgttttatcattgattttcCTATAATTGGACTATGTGTTGTTTTTCTTGGCCAGTTTAGTAGAACGTTGGCTATGTACACTGCCAAAGAATCATTCAATCATTACATTCAACGAGAGCATATGAATAAACATAAATTGGTAACATGGGGtatatatagatatttGAGGCATCCCAGTTACTTTGGATTTTTCTGGTGGTTTATTGGAACACAGTTATGGCTAGGAAATTTAGCTGTATTGGCATTAGGACTCTTTAAATTATggaatttcttcaactaCAGAATAAAGTTTGAAGAGAAGTTTctaatcaatttcttcggACAAGACTATACTGATTACAAGTCGAAAGCTAGAACTGGAATTCCATTTATCGAGTAG
- a CDS encoding DEHA2G05434p (no similarity) yields the protein MTIRLWLVSVSAETTDGEQGAKCESRAQQSTPVQQGSTSSRRRQLRPPGVHQSVYFRSNAHFSIVKQMLSHSAIWFGIPSVLCNINGVWVLYFVIT from the coding sequence ATGACGATACGTTTGTGGCTAGTAAGTGTATCAGCGGAGACGACAGACGGCGAACAAGGCGCCAAATGTGAATCTCGAGCACAACAACTGACACCGGTGCAACAAGGCTCAACGAGCAGCAGGCGGAGGCAATTGAGACCACCTGGAGTACACCAAAGTGTATATTTTCGCAGCAATGctcatttttcaatagtaAAACAAATGCTTTCACATTCTGCTATCTGGTTTGGTATCCCTTCGGTCTTGTGTAATATAAATGGTGTATGGGTGCTATATTTTGTGATTACGTAA
- a CDS encoding DEHA2G05412p (highly similar to uniprot|Q05933 Saccharomyces cerevisiae YLR370C ARC18 Subunit of the ARP2/3 complex which is required for the motility and integrity of cortical actin patches) — MPAYHSTFLTEQTEDSRLVGNIALLPIHTKFRGPSYPPQQDYDIIEETLDLFRANSFFKNFEIKGPADRLLIYGILFVSDCLSKLNKSVNFKEATRILNNLSLDSFSLPGDMGFPLNSMYQPPANKNEADLLRSYLQQFRQELAERLLKRIYGDDPNTPSKFWLAFTRRRFMNKSL; from the coding sequence atgCCAGCATACCATTCAACGTTCTTAACGGAGCAGACAGAAGATAGTAGACTAGTCGGTAATATTGCTCTCTTACCCATTCATACTAAATTCAGAGGTCCATCGTACCCACCACAGCAAGACTATGACATTATCGAAGAAACTTTAGATTTATTCAGAGCCAActcatttttcaagaattttgaaatcaagGGACCGGCCGATAGACTTTTGATATATGGCATATTATTCGTGAGTGATTGTTTGTCTAAATTGAACAAGTCAGTCAATTTTAAGGAAGCCacaagaatattgaataatttgtcATTAGACAGCTTCTCGTTACCAGGAGATATGGGGTTCCCATTGAACTCAATGTACCAACCACCAGCCAATAAGAATGAAGCTGATTTGTTAAGATCATACTTACAGCAATTTAGACAAGAATTGGCTGAGAGGTTGTTGAAGAGAATCTACGGTGATGATCCAAACACGCCAAGTAAATTTTGGCTTGCATTCACTAGAAGAAGATTCATGAACAAGAGCTTGTAg
- a CDS encoding DEHA2G05280p (uniprot|Q6IX06 Debaryomyces hansenii Putative Na+/H+ exchanger Nhx1), translating to MSSIVLTAAKVLLKRAAKGNEDLDDDIPDVTQPDDSLEDSNPVTEEIFSSWALFILLFLLCAALWSSYFLQQRRIKAIHETVLSIFYGMIVGLIIRVSPGHYIQDAVKFNSGYFFNILLPPIILNSGYELHQVNFFRNFGSILTFAIPGTFISALVLGTILYVWTALGLDGIHLEFVDALAVGATLSATDPVTILSIFNAYKVDPKLYTIIFGESLLNDAISIVMFETCQKFHGKTLYFSSFFEGIGLFLMSFTISTIIGILVGVFVALILKHSHIRRYPQIETCLVLLFAYESYFFSNGAHMSGIVSLLFCGITLKHYAYFNMSRRTQIATKYIFQLLAQLSENFIFIYLGLSLFTEVELVFKPLLIIISFISICVARWSAVFPLSRLLNFLYKARFKEFTSRSALSGGISSQSLPDEISHSYQMMIFWAGLRGAVGVALAMGIQGEAKWTLMATVLVVVVLTVILFGGTTASMLELFGIRVGCVDEHDDSDDEFDIEAPRLPLTSPSLNSTPSMLGSRRFGNSTTSIDTGSRNMNTPGKNIYKDDVRSRNDSSVSLSSFKPTVGTNTPHPLGISSHNSSSADLVNDEDELNASDVDDLLSNNHMASNSNINTNDPNNSGVLGALLSAEEHVKWFTKFDEQVLKPVLLDTLPHQNRKNHKDDNHPGHGPN from the coding sequence ATGTCTAGTATTGTGCTAACAGCAGCAAAAGTGCTATTGAAAAGAGCGGCGAAGGGGAACGAGGATTTGGATGATGACATTCCAGACGTGACACAGCCGGACGATTCGCTCGAGGACTCCAATCCAGTGACAGAGGAGATATTTTCGTCGTGGGCGTTATTTATCTTGCTCTTTTTGCTATGTGCAGCATTGTGGTCGTCGTACTTCCTCCAGCAAAGACGAATCAAAGCCATTCATGAGACGGTGTTGTCTATTTTCTACGGGATGATTGTGGGATTGATTATCAGGGTTTCGCCGGGTCATTACATTCAGGACGCAGTAAAGTTCAATTCGGGgtatttctttaatatattgTTACCGCCGATTATCTTGAATTCGGGATATGAGTTGCATCAGGTGAATTTCTTTCGTAATTTTGGTTCGATCTTGACATTTGCTATTCCGGGGACATTTATTTCTGCTTTGGTATTAGGAACAATCCTTTATGTATGGACGGCCTTGGGCTTGGATGGTATTCATTTGGAGTTTGTCGATGCATTGGCAGTGGGAGCCACATTGTCTGCTACGGATCCCGTTACTATCTTGTCCATATTCAATGCTTACAAAGTTGACCCAAAATTATACACCATTATTTTTGGTGAGTCCTTGTTAAATGATGCCATTTCCATCGTTATGTTCGAGACTTGTCAGAAGTTCCATGGAAAGACCCTTTACTTTTCAAGTTTCTTCGAAGGTATTGGCTTATTTTTAATGTCTTTCACCATATCTACTATCATTGGTATTTTGGTGGGTGTTTTTGTTGCATTAATCTTGAAACATTCTCATATCAGAAGGTATCCTCAGATCGAGACTTGTTTGGTTCTATTATTCGCTTACGAATCTTACTTCTTTTCCAATGGTGCTCATATGTCCGGTATAGTTTCCTTATTATTCTGTGGTATTACCCTTAAGCATTATGCCTATTTTAATATGTCGAGAAGAACACAGATAGCTACGAAGtatattttccaattatTGGCTCAGTTATCtgaaaatttcatattcatatacTTAGGGTTGTCTCTCTTCACAGAAGTGGAATTAGTATTTAAGCCTTTGcttattataatttcatttattctGATTTGTGTTGCGAGATGGCTGGCTGTTTTCCCCTTGTCAAGacttttgaatttcttgtaCAAGGCGAGATTCAAAGAATTCACCAGTAGATCAGCATTGAGCGGTGGCATTTCATCCCAATCCTTACCTGACGAAATCAGCCATTCttatcaaatgatgattttctGGGCCGGGTTAAGAGGTGCAGTTGGAGTTGCTTTGGCAATGGGAATTCAAGGAGAAGCTAAATGGACGCTAATGGCCACTGTGTTAGTTGTTGTCGTATTGACCGTTATATTATTCGGTGGTACAACTGCTTCCATGTTGGAACTTTTCGGAATTAGAGTTGGTTGTGTGGACGAACATGATGATTCAGACGATGAATTTGACATAGAGGCTCCTAGATTACCTTTAACCAGCCCATCGTTAAACTCAACTCCAAGTATGTTAGGAAGTAGAAGGTTTGGAAATTCCACGACAAGTATTGATACAGGCTCGAGAAATATGAACACACCAGgaaagaatatttataaagaTGACGTAAGATCAAGAAACGACTCATCAGTGAGTTTATCATCGTTCAAGCCTACTGTGGGTACAAATACACCACACCCATTAGGAATATCTTCTCACAATAGTTCTTCCGCTGATTTAGTCaatgatgaggatgaaCTAAATGCAAGCGATGTAGACGATTTACTTCTGAATAATCATATGGCTTCTAATTCCAACATCAATACAAACGATCCTAATAATAGTGGTGTATTGGGGGCTTTGTTAAGCGCAGAAGAACATGTGAAGTGGTTCACAAAGTTTGATGAACAAGTTTTAAAGCCTGTTTTATTAGACACTTTACCTCATCAAAATAGGAAGAATCATAAGGACGATAATCACCCAGGTCATGGCCCTAATTGA